gactctctatcatgaagaacatggtgctacttttaagcacaagtgtgggaaaggatagtaacatcgtcccttctctctttttctctcattattttatttttttatttctcttttttgggctctttgtcctcttttttgttattttgggatcttttggcctcttttttatttttgtccggagtctcatcccaacttttgagggaatcatagtctccatcatcctttcctcacatgggacaatgcactaataatgatgatcatcacacttttattacttacaactcaagaattacaacttgatactagaacaaaaaatatgactctatatgaatgccttcggcggtgtaccgagatatgcaatgatctactgtgacatgtataaaaaatattaatggtggccaagccacaaatactatgtcaactatatgatcatgcaaagcaatatgacaatgatgatacaTGTCATAATAAAacagaatggtggaagttgcatggcaatatatctcggaatggctatgaaaatgccatactaggtaggtatggtggttgttttgaggaagatataaggtggcttatgtgtgaaagagcgtatcatatcacggggtttggatgcaccagcaaagtttgcaccacaactcaaggtgagaaagggcaatgcacagtatcgaagaggcagaatagctccgccggagccctagcttggttccaccaaggtttcgcctcgtggtggtggagtttcgtcctgaaagcttccttattattatttctagggtaaaagccttcatatagcagaagatgggcaccggagggctgccaggtggcccaagaggcagggggcgcgcccccaccctcgtggccagggtgtgagccccctctggtacttcttctgctcaatatttattattaattccaaaaatgacttttgtggagtttcaggacttttggagctgtgcagaataggtctctaatatttgctccttttctagcctagaattctagcttctggcattctccctcttcatgtaaaccttgtaaaataagagagaataggcataagtattgtgacataacgtgtaataacagtccataatgcaataaatattgatataaaacaatgatgcaaaatggacgtatcaactcccccaagcttagacctcgcttgtcctcaagcggaagccattatcgaaaaatatgttcacatgtttagagatagaggtgtcgataaaataaaatacggacatgagggcatcatgatcattcttataacaacaacataaatatattttgtcatatgatttctgtgacgcccccaattcaatcatacactaatcatgcacgcaaatgtgtaccatcaagatcagggactcacgagaagatatcacaacacaactcaaaaAGTaagataagtcatacaagcatcatattaaagccaggggcctcgagggctcgaatacaagtgctcgaacataaatgagtctgcggaagcaacaatatctgagtacagacataaagttaaacaaggtgccataagatggctagcacaaactgggatacagatcgaaagaggcgcatgcctcctgcctgggatccttctaaactactcctggtcatcgtcagcggcctgcacgtagtagtaggcacctctagtgtagtaggagtcatcgtcgatggtggcttctggctcctgggctccaacgtctggttgcggcatccgggaagaagaggaaaaagggggaaaagatggagcaaagcaaccgtgagtactcatccaaagtactagcaagcaaggatctacactacatatgcatgggtatatgtgtaaagaggtaatatcgatggactgaactgcagaatcccagaataagagggggatagctagtcctatcgaagactacgcttctggcagcctccgtcttgcagcatgtagaagagagtagattgaagtcctccaagtagcatcacatagcataatcctacccggcgatcctcccctcatcgccctgtggaaaagcgatcaccgggttgtctctggaacttgtctgggtgtgttttattaagtatccggttcttgtTATCATaaagtcaaggtacaactccgggtcgtccttttaccgagagacacggctattcgactagataaacttccctgcagggtcgCACCACATAATCCAgcatgctcgatccctctggccagacacactttcctgggtcatgcccggccttggaagatcaacacgtcacagccccacctaggcacaactgaGAGgtaagcacgccggtctaaatcctatgcgtgcaggggtctgggcccatcgcccattgcacacctgcacgttgtgaatgcggccggtgagcagacctagcaacctccattataaaggaagttgcgttacgtggtccaacccggcgcgcgccgctcagtcgctgacgtcaagaaggtttTGGCTGAtagcacgacgtcgagtgcccataactattcccacttagttggttagtgcatataggccagtggccagactcagatcaaataccaagatctcgttaagcgtgttattatgaagtaaccgcgaacgccgaccagggccaggcccacctctcgcctaggtggtctcaacctgccctgtcgctccgccacaaagtaacagtcgggggccgtcgagaacccaggcccacctctaccgggatggagccacctgtccttccagcccccacatcgaaatcatttgcgggtactcatcgagccgaCCCGCTTTTAGTCACCacctgaatagtatgtatgtatagtatatacctgtgatcacctcccgagtgatcacggcccgatagtatagcacgacagactaacaagaatgtagggctaatgatgataaactagcatcctatactaagcatttaggattgcgggtaaggtatcaacgactgtagcaacaatgataggctatgcaacagaataggagtaaccgaacagtaacatgctacactactctaatgcaagcagtagagagaagaatatgcGATATCTGATGATCTAgggggaggggcttgcctggttgctctggcaagaaggaggggtcgtcaacactatAGTCGATCGaggcagcagcggcgtcggtctcgtagtctaccagacaaaagagggggaagaaacagtaaatataatgcaaacataagcatgacgatgcatgacatgacaaagagcggtgctacgtgtgccctaacacggtagtaggtgataccagcgaaggggggaaacatccgggaaagtatccccgatgtttcgtgttttcggatagatgaaccagaggtgaaatgttgtaggttctctatgctagggatgtgtggctgacgaacgggttgcgtattcggatttgtctcgtcgttctgagcaactttcatgtacaaagtattttcatccgacttACGGTTTATTTACTAAGATTTTCAAAAGTTttaaaacattttctggatttctggaatattattaattcgaaaataagCATCTAATTACTTCTGTCACATATCAGTAGGCTAGCCactgaggctgacagtgggccaggGCTGCCTAGTCAGCAACCCAGTCAGCTTTGATTGCATCAACGCTTGACCAGTCAAACTAGCAGGTGGTGACCACCTGTCAGTCACACATTTTTTTAAACAGGGTTAATTACTTATTTAGATTGCTTTAGTTAGTagagggccccacctgtcataggtacAAATTTAATTAAAAGTTCTTGTTAAGTTAATTGACTATAAGGGGGTCCACCATTCAGTGCCTCATGTTATTTAGACTAATTGGATTAGTTAAGTTAGCCAAAGAGTGCCCTCCGACCTGTGTTGCTAGCGCTAACAGGGGCATACACGCCCCACCAGGAGTGGCCATGGGGATGGCCGACGGTGATTTGGGACGGCCAGATTAACGGCAGCGCGTGGCAGCAGAAGCAACAGTCGGTAACGGACGGCACGCGAGGTTGGTGAGGACAGGGGCGAGTGCGCGCACGCATGGCGCAAGCGGCGCAGGGGATATGGCCACGCGAGGGCGCTGTAGGGGAGGCCTGCAGGACACGCAAGGGCAGCGCGCACCGGGCACCGCCGCGGGTGTGGTGAGCGTGGCGCTCGAGGGCGGTGGCCGAGCACGGAGGTTGTAGGCGCAGCCTACGGCTTCGATAGGGCTAGAGCAAGGGGCAGATCGAAAGGGAGAGCTCACAGCGAGAGGGGGCCGGGGAAGCACTCGGGGAGGCCGGCGGGGAGGAGAGGTGGTTGGGGAGGCGACAGGagccggcgggcggcgccggcgacgtgGTTGTGGTCGGTGATGGCGTCGGGGCGCCCAGATCCAGAACGAGGAGGACGAAGAAGCGATCCGGCGAGGCGGCACCGGGGGCGAGGACGTGGGGCGACGGCATGGAGGCGACAAATAACGGCGGGGTGGCGCGGGCGGCAGGGGCGACCATCAGCGGCAGGGCGCGCGGAGGCGGGCGCAGGAAGGGTgaggcgagctcgggggaggtgcagggtggaggcgacggcggcggggcgtcCCCGGCGACGAGGTCGCGAGGTGGCGCGGGATCGCGTCCCTCCCAACGATCNNNNNNNNNNNNNNNNNNNNNNNNNNNNNNNNNNNNNNNNNNNNNNNNNNNNNNNNNNNNNNNNNNNNNNNNNNNNNNNNNNNNNNNNNNNNNNNNNNNNNNNNNNNNNNNNNNNNNNNNNNNNNNNNNNNNNNNNNNNNNNNNNNNNNNNNNNNNNNNNNNNNNNNNNNNNNNNNNNNNNNNNNNNNNNNNNNNNNNNNNNNNNNNNNNNNNNNNNNNNNNNNNNNNNNNNNNNNNNNNNNNNNNNNNNNNNTGTTTTCTTTCTTTTATGTTTGTTTCTGTTTCCTTTTACTTACATTTTTATTTTAGATATGTTAAATCTAGAACTGGCTCCATAATTTGAGCTGCAATTTCACCCACTAACTCATAAGTTTGGCATATCAATAAATTGGTTTATATTTTTACAACTTTTtagaaaggcatttaattaattatttttgctgtcatttctattactctagtgcatttaaatattttattaaaagataatttcttcacccacatttattatggattattagacacattaggaacaatttagttttgacttttgaaaactttaattgttttaactTAATTTCGAATTTTGAATTTGCatcgtttcgaactaacacgagattatcaacaataactgaggtgacgtggcattgttaacgtgggattactgtagcctaattatccgggcgtcacaaatctcctccactacaagaaatctcgtcccgagatttaagaggtggagtaagggggaaagtcctggttacaaaattctaacggATTTTCTTGGCCTTGgcagccctttcgaagaggttgatccctttcgttgatgtcttcatttctctgcttcaagtcaccatgatcaagtcgtcatcctttcttcgggatctccatcgtcctacgaacgcgaccaaggaAAAAAAACTCcagaagaacgcatctccacaaagctgggcatctaacggtgaactcaatgggaaatacacgaggtaccccacgagttgtatttcagtgaattcattgagtgcaatatacgatggtaccaagtttcaaacgggtaggcaatcattcaatGACTAGACAAAAGCTGGGTtcgaacaacgagaataacatggtgtttgagtCCAGGATGGATAATGGTATAgaatttagctcgtgaatcacatacgaagccaggtgcaaaggatacactAGAATCCAGGTTGTAAAgaggagtcaggtttcgatctagtggacatgtgggttatgggcccaccatgtgggttgaaagtaggaagggtggtgacatcttgcacatctgcgacagggaggcatgtcagtggatagcttgtcagctatgtcagcaacaatgtcggtaccaaggacgaggaacaaagagaaccatttttctgctcgttgaatgaggcgaaccaattggcaaagttctcacccatcggcgattaccggaatgtcatcaacaacagTAACAGGGccttacagacagagtggtacaacaaggtacTTACCTAAGCAAGGAATTATCTccgctcagttaagtcagattacagGAAATGTTAaataaaagaatggaaaggaaaacgcgattatcagattaaatagaatgatggaaaggaaaattgtgattacacacaattattaggagtatatccttgcCATGgtcaagcagaacatggcatacagggtaggagagcaagtacccaaccattcagataaagaggcaaggattaatcaagatgttacccatacaaccatgtttggataactgaccaagaaacatttagcatcgcgcctccaatgttcttgttgatgagcggggtatcatagtcatgcttcgaggtagcaatgacatggtgtttcaatcaagggccggactttgcatacacaaatgatccatcaggagcaacttataaaataagtcttacaatttcctccaggaagaatggttatccttgcaaaagaaattataatgataggtcctccagccaggggggtgctaggcatgacatcatattatcgggtcatcaaaggaccaacatcataactcctggaaagttgtcccaaccatcatatctgactgagattcagatccgattggtgtcatgatacctcagactcaggatgtccgagaagaaaaggtgcaacacaaatcaacgaaatgacattgcaagattctcaggaaatgaactatgggagcgggttcctgaagcaatagttcatgattaaaccaaggaggggatgagaaggtggttgatgggctcagcgacaattcatcgagaattccaaacagatggatttccacaataatgtgaacaagaagatggcacttgtcaattcaaatgatataatgttgtatgctctaggaaaacatacaccat
Above is a window of Triticum dicoccoides isolate Atlit2015 ecotype Zavitan chromosome 5B, WEW_v2.0, whole genome shotgun sequence DNA encoding:
- the LOC119305318 gene encoding early nodulin-20-like, with protein sequence MVAPAARATPPLFVASMPSPHVLAPGAASPDRFFVLLVLDLGAPTPSPTTTTSPAPPAGSCRLPNHLSSPPASPSASPAPSRYYETDAAAASIDYSVDDPSFLPEQPGKPLPLDHQISHILLSTACIRVV